Genomic window (Cellulosilyticum lentocellum DSM 5427):
TTAAAAGAGATGGTATACGTTTACCTTATTTAGATGATGTAACACGTTTTGAAGTACATTATCCTTATAATTGGGAAACTGCAAAAGGTAAGGTAAAGCAAGAAGATAAAAAAGGTATTTGTATCTATGTAAATGAGGATGAAAAGGAAACTATTTATTGTTATTATACTGATCAACCTATTGAATTAGAAAAAACAGATTCTGATAGTACAATTTTTGAAACCACAAATGGTCTAAAAGGCAACATGTTTATTAAGGAAGAAAATGAACGCAAAATTATAGATCTAGTATTTGAAAGTCAAAAATATGGTATACATATAGACGTATCTAAGCAAAATTGGCAGCAAAATGAGGATGCCATTATGAAGATAATGAAATCCTTTATAATTATTCAATAGCCCAAAAGTTCATATAAGGTGTTGAGTTATTTAATCTTAGAACATTAAGATGCTAATAAAGCGCCTATTTATACTTAAGTATTATATCATGCTTAGTGGGAGAAGCTGAGCAATTATGCACTGTGAGTTTAAAAAGGTTAAGATTTGCAGGGAATCAGAAGTTTGAGACTCTGCATTATTTTTTTGTTGAAAAGCAATATTTTCTTATTTTAGAGATATTTATATTGAGAATATGTCTAGCTATATTTATATGTTAGATTAGATAACATGGCTTTTAATAAAAAAAACTATCTATAGACTTTGTAATATGGAATAGATGTAAATAGAAAATTAATTATTGTATTATTTAAGAGGATAAAGCATTAATAGATAATAAAAATAATACTAGGTCATAACGATGAATTGAATAGGATTTTAAATATAGGAATAAATATTAATTAAATATAAAATATTATAAAAATATTGACTTGGAATAAGAGAGGTAATATATTACGTATAAAGGTAATATATTACCTTTCTTATTTACTTAGGAGGAGTAGTATGGCAAAACAAGTAGCTGTAGATATACAGGAGATAGGACCTAGTAAGTTTATATTCGCGGTACTTCACGTATTAGCTAATAAGATTCAAGGGGTTGCAGATAGAGGGCCGGGGGATATCAGCTTAAAGCAGTGGTTACTAGTCATTATGATTCTTCAATTTGAAGAAGAACCACCTACTTTAACTCAAGTTTCTGAAGCATTAGGAAGTTCGAGACAAAATGTAAAGCAGCTAGCCTTAAAGTTACTAGATAAAGGTCTTATAAAAATGGAAAAAGATTCAAATGATGCTAGGATCTTAAGACTAAGAGTATGTCCTAAGTGTTATGAATATTTCCGGGGAAAACTTGTATATCAAGAACATTTTCTAGAATTACTGTATAAAGACATACCAGAAGAAGAAATAAAAGTGACAGCCCGATGCTTACAAAGACTATTAGAAAATATAATAAAAATGGAAGAGCTAGTAAATGGAGGTTATGAAATATGAAAACATTAGTGGTTTATGCATCAAAACATGGTGCAACAAAAGTAGGAGCAGAACGTATAGCAAAAGGACTTGAAGGTGAAGTACAGCTTGTTAGTATAAAGGATAAGAGTGATATTGTTTTAGATAACTATGAGAAAGTTATATTAGGTACACCTATTTATGCAGGAATGATTAATAAAGATATTAAAAGCTTTTGTGAAGCTCATATGGACATTTTAAAAACTAAAAAAGTAGCCCTTTATTTTTGCTGTATGGATTCTAGCCAAATAGAAAATTATCTTAAAAATAATTTCACAGAAGAATTTATTAAAAATTTAACTGCTGTAGAAAGTTGCGGAGGTGCCTTTTACTTTAAAAAAATGAATTTCTTTGAAAAATTTATTATAAAGAAAATAACAGAATCCAAAGAAAAGACAAAAGAAAATCCAGCTAAAGTAGATACTAAAGTAGATATAGAGCTTTTTGATGAAGAAAGAATTAGCAAATTTACAACAGCACTTAATCAAGCATAGGAGCTTCTAGTTATTAATAAGGGGATAGAAATTATTATAACTATTAATACAACTATAAATTAGAAACATTAAAGTATAGTAAACATTATGGTTATAAATTAAAGCATAAAGCTCCTGCTCTAAGTATGGATTAGATGGTTCAAGTTATTAGAGTGTTAGTAGTAAGCTACTGGAAAGAAAGATCAGGGGAGAAAATATGAAAAAAGGAATAAAAATTATTATTGGGACAATTTGTGGTATAGTGATTATAGGCGTAGGTATTATAGTTGGGGTAACAAAAGATATTCCTGCAATGTGTAATACACCCGTTAACACAATTAATATATCAGAGATCCCAGATGGAACCTATGAAGGGAAATTTAAATATAGCAGGTGGTTAAGTGAAGTTGAAGTGAAAGTTAAAGGTGGTAAGATTATAGCGATTGAAAGGCTATCAAATCCACTTATACCAGATGTAAGTAAAAATCTCTTTGAACAAATTATAGATAAGCAACAAGTAGATATAGACGCAGTATCTGGAGCCACAGCTACTTCTAAAGCCTACTTAAAGTCTGTAGAAATAGCTCTAAGCAAAACAAGAAATTAGATCTATAACTAAACTTTCTATTATATATAGTTAAAAGTAGGAGACCTTGCTAGTAAAATTAGAAGGTCGCCTATATGTATTTAATTCAATATTTATATTGCTTTTTAGTCTGAGTATGTGACATACTCAAAAAGATACATTGTTAATAATATTCACAGAAACACACATAAGAGTAGGGTGTGGTAAAAAGATGAAGAAGTATGAAAGAATAGTATTTCACAGCAAATCTAAGGAGTAGATTAACAAAGAAGGGAAATGGTATGGGACAAAGAATAGATCTGACAACAGGTTCAATAACAGGAAAACTTATTAAGTTAGCTATACCCATTATGGGGGTATCTTTTATTCAAACAGCATATAGTTTGATAGATATGATTTGGATAGGGAAGATAGGGAGTAATGCAGTAGCAGCTGTAGGAACAGCAGGATTTTTTACATGGTTAGCAGAAGCCTTTATTATGATTACAAAATTAGGTGTAAGCATTAAGGTTTCTCAAAGTATAGGCAGTAAAGATTATAAGAAAACAAAGAAGTATATTACTAGTGCACTGCAGATGAATACCATTCTAGCACTCTTATATGGTTTTTTCTTAATCTTATTTAATAAGCAACTTATAGATTTCTTTACTTTAGGGGATGCCGAGGTCATAAGTATGGCTAGAACATACCTAGTAACAGTTTCAGCAGCAATGCTGTTTTTCTTTACTGGTCCAGTATTTAGTGGGATTTTTAATGGTTTAGGAGATAGTAAAACACCATTTATTATTAATACTATTGGTCTTATATTTAATATAGTATTCGATCCTGTTCTTATATTTGGATTGTTTGGTTTTCCTAAGCTAGGTGTATTAGGAGCAGCTCTTGCTACTGTCGTGGCTCAAATGGTAGTAACGTTATGTTTTATAATAGTGATTTTGAAAAGGAAACTAGATTATTTTGTTCTTAAGGTTTTTGCAAAACCAGATTGGCAAGTTATTAGAGAAATCACACATATAGGTTTACCAGGAGCTATGCAGAGTGGACTATTTACAATTTTTTCGATGATTATTGGTCGTATTGTAGCATACTGGGGGCCAGTTCCTATTGCAGCGCAAAAAATTGGTTCGCAGATAGAATCTATCTCGTGGCTAACAGCAGGAGGATTTTCTACAGCTGTTGCTACTTATGTAGGCCAAAATTATGGTGCAGGTAAAAAGGAACGTATAGGTAAGGGTGTTAAAATTACAATGTTAATGGCCCTGAGTGTAGGATTATTCTCTACGGTACTGCTGATTTTTGGAAGGGAATTATTAATGAGAATTTTCGTTTCAGAGATAGAAACTATTAAGGTTGGTATGCAATATCTTCTCATATTAGGGTATTCTCAATTATTTATGTGTGTAGAAATT
Coding sequences:
- a CDS encoding FMN-binding protein, yielding MKKGIKIIIGTICGIVIIGVGIIVGVTKDIPAMCNTPVNTINISEIPDGTYEGKFKYSRWLSEVEVKVKGGKIIAIERLSNPLIPDVSKNLFEQIIDKQQVDIDAVSGATATSKAYLKSVEIALSKTRN
- a CDS encoding MATE family efflux transporter, coding for MGQRIDLTTGSITGKLIKLAIPIMGVSFIQTAYSLIDMIWIGKIGSNAVAAVGTAGFFTWLAEAFIMITKLGVSIKVSQSIGSKDYKKTKKYITSALQMNTILALLYGFFLILFNKQLIDFFTLGDAEVISMARTYLVTVSAAMLFFFTGPVFSGIFNGLGDSKTPFIINTIGLIFNIVFDPVLIFGLFGFPKLGVLGAALATVVAQMVVTLCFIIVILKRKLDYFVLKVFAKPDWQVIREITHIGLPGAMQSGLFTIFSMIIGRIVAYWGPVPIAAQKIGSQIESISWLTAGGFSTAVATYVGQNYGAGKKERIGKGVKITMLMALSVGLFSTVLLIFGRELLMRIFVSEIETIKVGMQYLLILGYSQLFMCVEITITGAFNGMGRTYLPNFTSILLTGARIPLAIILCRPLGLDGVWWSISITSIIKGIVLASTYLYLKHKDKLIRLDNKLII
- a CDS encoding MarR family winged helix-turn-helix transcriptional regulator, encoding MAKQVAVDIQEIGPSKFIFAVLHVLANKIQGVADRGPGDISLKQWLLVIMILQFEEEPPTLTQVSEALGSSRQNVKQLALKLLDKGLIKMEKDSNDARILRLRVCPKCYEYFRGKLVYQEHFLELLYKDIPEEEIKVTARCLQRLLENIIKMEELVNGGYEI
- a CDS encoding flavodoxin domain-containing protein, which gives rise to MKTLVVYASKHGATKVGAERIAKGLEGEVQLVSIKDKSDIVLDNYEKVILGTPIYAGMINKDIKSFCEAHMDILKTKKVALYFCCMDSSQIENYLKNNFTEEFIKNLTAVESCGGAFYFKKMNFFEKFIIKKITESKEKTKENPAKVDTKVDIELFDEERISKFTTALNQA